In Juglans regia cultivar Chandler chromosome 13, Walnut 2.0, whole genome shotgun sequence, the DNA window TTACAGTTgcaaagagattttattttgtaaaattataaattgatgtgatacatatattagatctattttataataaaattgataattttatgatttaacgTACCACATGAAATCGTAtttgtttataagtttatttttctaaaatctttttataactaaattatttctcttaataaTTTGGTAGAGGTGAGTGCAAATCATGGTGGGGGTTATGTATTTTTCCCCAAAATCTTGTTTTTCAGTCATTACATATTAgcaaataattagaaaaaaaattatttaaaacacttGCTAAACATCTTgttctttacaatttttttctcgaaaaaaaatattgtacttAAAGTTGTGTTTGAGTGCTGAgttgatatgtgaataatagtattttctGGTTCTcattgagatatatttaaatgcatgtataaaataagttgaaatatatttatttttttatgaaaagttgaaaaaataatgagtctcatcaatgattgatttgagataGATTAAGATGTGTTTGACACCTATACATAGCCACTTATCTTTGAGAAGTGAGAAGTGAGAGCTAGACTCGTTTAaatggtgagatgagatgagatggttttagatgagttgaataaaataatgttataatattattttttaatattattattattttgagatttgaaaaagttgaaatgtttattatattttgtgtgacaattttaaaaagttataatgataagatgagatgagataagatgatttatcTATCCAACCGAGTCCTGAGTTTCCCGATATCTTGAAGTTGAAGCACTTTAATGAGTAACAATATCTCTATAATTCATTGGGTTTTCCTACATTTGGGTAATGCTTCCTAGAATTCatgatgaacaatatttaattttcatttgattgTACCGAGTAAAATAATTGACCAACATTTACATTTCGATTATTCCAccaatcataaattaaaaatcatgaaaGCATTAATACCTTTTCTTTCTAGAAAGTCGAAGTGACGTACGATAAACGTTCACCCTCCATCCCATATGGAAATGCCCTTCCATTTATAGGTTATTGGAAGtacaaatttatattatttagtgtCATGTGTAAACTGAGAAGTATAGtattttgatgaatttggtGTAttacatatagaaaaataataataaaattaaaaaaaattaaaaaagaaaagaaaagaagaagatatgtTTTCCTTAAAGTTTGAGATTagctttttcaaataattttcaataaatttgaaCTTATATACAATATAGTATCATTCATGTTGCCGACATGATGAGACTTAACTTACAAAAGTTTGATCTAGCTCGACAAATCAATCTATTGATCTAGATGGGATGAGTTCGATCTCAACAAATTATTCTGTCTAAACTAGTCGTCTTGATTTCATAATTCACGATCTTAAAAGGTTGCATAATTTATTGAGGTCAATTTATTGGGAGAACCCATCAAATTTATACATATGTAATTGCTTTCTAACATGATAGATAGTTACAAGAGATGCAAGGTCATATCTAAAGAAAGGTGGCATAAAGCATCGAAAAATCAAagtccttttcttttcaatggAGCATTAATGATTTTGATGTTGATGATACTTGATAACCCAATTGTTACATTGTCCAAATCGGTAGGTCCAAACACACCTTGCATGTGCAAGTATGGACCTAATAAGAAACCCATATACGCATGCAATAGTAGCTACTAGCTAGCAAAGGGGGACCAAAAGAAACCAGCCGATCGAATATCCCCCCCGCCCCGCGCCCACTTTGACTTGGTATTCTTCTTTTAAGCACATCGTTTTCTCAACTTCCTAATGAACAGTTAATGATTTTTGGGATGTTTGGATGGGGAGCAATGCTAGCTGCATGTTCGATTCTCATTAATGAGGATCATATGCACAAGCTAATTACAAGTACTAAATAGCATGAAACTTGAATGGATTTACCCGTTCGTTTTGGGCCTTAACTTCACCCAGCCGAGCGGCCTCAAGGGCTTCCCAAATTCTTTCTCTGCTTGGTGCTTCTCCCGGCCCTTTAACGTCTTATCCCAAAAAGAATTCAGCCTTTCAGCCAAGCATTTTAGCGGAGGAGTGTTACAGTTATAAGGAGATTACGTAAAAATCAGCGGTATCGATCttgatatgatattttattgaaaaaaatataaaagaagaaaaattttaagagaagaataaggttttttatcttataaaaattatttttattttcaattcgtACCGTTTTATTAAATAGATGCATTATATGTCAGTATTGAGTTGCGGTTAAGCACGTAAACTTACTTGTAAGAAgacttttcttataaaaataattatataaattgagtGGTTTTATGTAATTGATCAgtgatctattttataatataaataattacatcaaattacgtgattattgtAATTAGAGTATTTCTCTTTGGTCAAACATATAGACTTGCTAAATGTTGCTGGAATACGAGGTAGATCGACCTTGTCGTTCCACGTACGTCCGGTTACAAAAGCAGAAAAGTTCACGCGAGGAAAAGAATGGAACCAGAACAAACTTGCATTCATGGATCAGGTAAAGCATCAAACAGTCCATAATGGGAAGTTTTCCCCGAAGAATAgagtaattaaatatatgattttgataatcCGCTACATGATGCATATACCTCACTCCACAAGTTATTCTTCCTCCCCCGCCCCGCCATGCCCTATCTACGTTTGTATAAAGTGCTGCAGCCCCACGATCTCTTCCTGTGTCTTAGTTAATTTTCTAATTAGCCCCCCGCCATAATAAGAAATCAAGGAGACATGGCGTTTCATGATATTAAGGTGCTTTTACCCGTTCTCTGCGTTATTCTACTTATACTTTCATCAGGTAAACCTGTTTAATTTCTCGGCCTTCTTGTTGCCTTCTGCATGCTTGATTCTCGATCTCTTTTATCTATGGATTTCTCTTTACGTACAGTTATGGCTTAGGTTGTTCCTTACATTTTAAACATTAATGATGGGCATGCATGGATATCATGGATGCAGGAACCAAACTTTCTGAGTCCGCAAGAGTCTTCACCATAATAAACAACTGCAAAGAGACAATCTGGCCTGCAGTTACACCAGGGGAGAACTTTAATGGCGGTGGTTTTGAGCTTAAACCAGGCCAATCCATAGTTTTAACCGCTCCGGTGAGTTGGTCCGGGCGGATATGGGGTCGAACCGGCTGTAAATTTGACAGCAACGGCAGCGGCAAATGCCAGACCGGTGCCTGCGGTTCTTCCCTCAAGTGCGGAGCCTCCGGGGATCCCCCGGCTTCACTCGCCGAGTTCACCCTCGCAGCACTTGACTTCTACGATGTCAGCCTTGTCGACGGCTTTAACTTGCCAATGAGTGTTACACCCATCAATGGAAAGGGAAACTGCAGCGTTGCCGGATGCGACGGCGACTTGAGGACCTTCTGCCCGTCGGAGCTATCCTTGAAAGCCAACGGGAAGGTAATTGCATGCCGAAGCGCATGCGATGTTTTCAACACGGATGAGTATTGTTGCAGAGGAGTTCATGGGAATCCACTTACATGTCAGCCAACATTTTATTCGAAGAAGTTTAAGGAGGCTTGCCCTACCGCTTATAGTTATGCGTACGATGATCCCACCAGTATATTTACGTGCTCCGGGACCGACTATGTCGTCAGCTTCTGCTCAT includes these proteins:
- the LOC109013660 gene encoding pathogenesis-related thaumatin-like protein 3.5 gives rise to the protein MAFHDIKVLLPVLCVILLILSSGTKLSESARVFTIINNCKETIWPAVTPGENFNGGGFELKPGQSIVLTAPVSWSGRIWGRTGCKFDSNGSGKCQTGACGSSLKCGASGDPPASLAEFTLAALDFYDVSLVDGFNLPMSVTPINGKGNCSVAGCDGDLRTFCPSELSLKANGKVIACRSACDVFNTDEYCCRGVHGNPLTCQPTFYSKKFKEACPTAYSYAYDDPTSIFTCSGTDYVVSFCSSRSQQVCTYHNKKLVCSGASASRGLKSLINGRWSALIILAAMLILK